AGCGTTCGTCCATGCGGCCTCGGAAACCGGTGATGTACTCCGGCGACGGCATCTCGGAAGGCCCCAGGAACGCCCGGCCCTGCATCCAGGCCGGCGGCTGGATCCCGGCGAGGCTCAGCACCGTGGGCGCCAGGTCCTCGAAACGGATCAGTCGCCGGCTCCGCCCTCCGCGCGCGTAGTCCGTCGCGGCCAGGTTTCGCCACTTAGGTGGAACGTAGACGATCAGTGGCACGTGCAGACCGGAATCACACGGCGAGCGTTTGCCGCGCGGCATCCCTGGCCCGTTGTCGCCGTAGTAGAAGACGATCGTGTCGTCCGCGACACCGGCCTCCTCCAATTCCCGGAGGTTCTGGTTGGCGATACCATCCATCTCGCTCAGCTGATCGTAGTATTGGGCCCAGTCCTGCCGGACCTCAGGGGTATCGGGATGATAGACGGGCACGCGCGCGCGGGCGACGTCGTGCTTCCACTGATGCGGTCGCTTGCGGATCTGGCTTTCATGGGTCACTCCAAGGTTGAACACCGCGAAGAAAGGCTGGTCGGGGCGGCGGTTGCGCCAGTGGGCCTTGGCGGAGGACATGTCCCAGACCTTGCCCGGCTTCTCCAGGTTGTAGTCCTCCTTGCTGTTGTTGGTGCAGTAGTAACCCGCCTCGCGGAGCAGTTGGGGGAACATGCGCATAGGCGCGGGCATCGGGACCAGGCTTCGCATGTGCTCTGCACCCAGTGACGGCGGGTAGATGCCGGTGATGATCGCCGTCCGAGCGGGCGCACACACCGGGGCGCTCGACCACACGTTCAGATACACGCAACCCTTGGCGGCCAGTCCATCGAGCGTCGGGGTGGTCGCGTAGGCATCGCCGTAACAGCCCAGGTGCGGACCGTTGTCCTCGCTGGTGATCCAGAGGATGTTGGGGTGAGGCCCCGATTCCCCCTCTGCCCCCCCGACCGCGCAAAGGAAGGCAGCGATCGACAGCACAGGTGTTCGCATCGTGTGGCTACCTCCTGCTCGTGATTCCTACCCCGGTGACCGATTTGCCCGGCTCGTAGTTCAACCGGTCTCAGGAGTTCATCCGCCGCAACCGGGATCGGCCGGCGTCTTCGTCCCACTGTAACACCGCTGCAGAGCCCCGAAATCACCCTGATCCACGTCGCTGTCGCCGTCGAAATCCATGGCCGAGCAGGAGCCGGTGATTGAGATCCCCGAGCCCGAAATGCAGTCCTTGAACGCCGTGAA
The window above is part of the Phycisphaerae bacterium genome. Proteins encoded here:
- a CDS encoding sulfatase-like hydrolase/transferase gives rise to the protein MRTPVLSIAAFLCAVGGAEGESGPHPNILWITSEDNGPHLGCYGDAYATTPTLDGLAAKGCVYLNVWSSAPVCAPARTAIITGIYPPSLGAEHMRSLVPMPAPMRMFPQLLREAGYYCTNNSKEDYNLEKPGKVWDMSSAKAHWRNRRPDQPFFAVFNLGVTHESQIRKRPHQWKHDVARARVPVYHPDTPEVRQDWAQYYDQLSEMDGIANQNLRELEEAGVADDTIVFYYGDNGPGMPRGKRSPCDSGLHVPLIVYVPPKWRNLAATDYARGGRSRRLIRFEDLAPTVLSLAGIQPPAWMQGRAFLGPSEMPSPEYITGFRGRMDERYDLVRSIRDQRYVYVRNYMPHLPAGQHVAYMFETPTTRVWKQLFDQGKLAPPKTCFWEPKAPEELYDLKEDPDEVQNLADSPAHQDILRRMRTVLRERLLKDRDLGFLPEGEIHRRSQGSTPYDVGRDERKYPMARILTAAEQASSLEIESETALRSALVEDADSAVRYWAAMGILMRGRTSVEAAEPALRQALKDASPHVQIVAAEALARFGAAADFPAILALLIDRADVSRNGIYVSLPALNAIDALGDRAAGFRTAIAALPRTHPSVIQRMESNIPKILDTMLANPR